From the Bdellovibrio reynosensis genome, one window contains:
- a CDS encoding ParA family protein has protein sequence MAKTICIANQKGGVGKTTTSVNLSSALATLGKRVLLIDMDPQGNASSGLGIKRYESQDNNSYHVLIGEKTLTEATQNTSNGNLKISTANPDLVGAEIELVDMPQREYRLKQAIATVADQYDFVLIDCPPSLGLLTLNALNAADSFLVPLQCEYYALEGLSQLLNTAGLIKKNLNPQLHIEGIVLTMFDVRNNLSHQVVTEIKNHFGEKVFNAIIPRNVRLSEAPSHGQSILEYDSKSVGAIRYLELAKEVIARSEQKVTPEVAPKAEQHAYEGEVNV, from the coding sequence ATGGCAAAAACGATCTGCATAGCAAATCAAAAGGGCGGAGTTGGTAAGACAACTACCTCTGTGAACCTCTCTTCTGCTCTGGCTACTCTAGGTAAGCGAGTACTCTTGATCGATATGGATCCTCAAGGGAATGCTTCAAGCGGTTTGGGTATCAAACGCTACGAAAGCCAGGATAATAATAGCTACCACGTACTCATCGGCGAAAAGACTCTGACCGAGGCTACTCAGAATACTTCAAATGGCAACTTGAAGATATCCACGGCTAATCCTGACCTAGTTGGTGCAGAGATTGAGCTTGTTGATATGCCGCAGCGCGAATATCGTCTAAAGCAGGCGATTGCAACCGTAGCTGATCAATATGATTTCGTATTGATCGATTGTCCTCCATCTTTAGGTCTTTTAACTTTAAATGCGTTGAATGCTGCTGACTCTTTCCTGGTTCCACTTCAGTGTGAGTACTATGCACTTGAGGGGCTTAGTCAGCTTTTGAATACTGCAGGACTAATCAAAAAGAATTTGAATCCTCAGTTGCATATTGAAGGCATCGTTTTGACTATGTTTGATGTGCGCAATAACTTGAGTCATCAAGTAGTCACTGAAATCAAAAATCATTTTGGCGAGAAAGTTTTTAACGCCATCATTCCAAGAAATGTGCGCCTCAGCGAGGCACCTAGCCATGGTCAATCCATCCTTGAATACGACAGCAAATCCGTAGGTGCGATCCGATATTTGGAGCTAGCTAAGGAAGTTATTGCTCGTTCAGAGCAAAAAGTGACTCCTGAAGTGGCGCCAAAGGCAGAACAACATGCTTACGAAGGGGAAGTAAATGTCTGA
- a CDS encoding ParB/RepB/Spo0J family partition protein has product MSDIAVESTNKKKGLGRGLGSLLGGPAPADIPVAKPTVEVKAPIAPPVTAATATTTIQNPTPAPAPVAPPVDPESKIWKVGIDKLQSGQYQPRQHFEKEPLQELAQSIKENGILQPIVARRTTSGKLEIVAGERRWRAAQLAGLHEVPVILRSFTDKEALELAIVENIQREDLNPIEEAEGYSRLISEFKLSQQQVAEKVGRDRATVANAVRLLSLPEEVKTMISENTLSVGHAKVLLSLPEQKKQIELAKKVVNEKIAVRKLEKMVQAIVKGDEEELEVPTFDSNVTQRLISGLSDELQKILGTKVNIDYSNSKGKISIHFYSDDELTQFVDRLKEGWQ; this is encoded by the coding sequence ATGTCTGATATTGCTGTTGAATCAACAAACAAAAAGAAGGGTCTTGGCCGCGGCTTAGGATCTTTATTGGGCGGACCTGCACCAGCAGATATCCCAGTAGCAAAACCAACAGTTGAAGTAAAAGCACCCATCGCTCCTCCCGTAACAGCAGCGACCGCAACGACGACTATTCAAAATCCAACTCCAGCACCTGCTCCGGTAGCCCCTCCCGTGGATCCGGAAAGCAAAATCTGGAAGGTGGGAATTGATAAACTTCAATCTGGCCAGTATCAACCGCGCCAGCATTTTGAAAAAGAGCCGCTTCAAGAGCTTGCTCAGTCTATTAAAGAAAACGGAATCCTCCAGCCGATCGTGGCTCGCCGTACGACTTCAGGAAAGCTTGAAATCGTAGCCGGTGAACGCCGTTGGAGAGCTGCTCAACTAGCGGGCTTGCATGAAGTTCCAGTTATCCTTAGAAGTTTCACAGACAAAGAAGCCCTTGAATTAGCCATTGTTGAGAATATTCAACGTGAAGATTTGAATCCAATTGAAGAGGCAGAAGGATATTCTCGCCTAATCTCTGAGTTCAAATTGTCGCAACAGCAAGTAGCTGAAAAGGTGGGAAGAGATCGTGCGACTGTAGCCAATGCAGTTCGCCTATTATCTTTGCCTGAAGAAGTTAAAACCATGATTTCTGAAAACACCCTTTCAGTAGGTCATGCGAAGGTTCTTCTTTCTTTGCCTGAACAGAAAAAACAAATCGAATTAGCGAAAAAAGTGGTGAACGAAAAAATCGCGGTTCGTAAGTTAGAAAAAATGGTTCAAGCCATCGTAAAAGGTGACGAAGAAGAGTTAGAAGTACCAACTTTCGATTCAAACGTAACTCAGCGTCTAATTTCTGGATTAAGCGATGAGCTGCAAAAGATCCTGGGAACAAAAGTGAACATTGATTATTCCAACTCAAAAGGTAAAATCAGTATTCATTTCTATTCTGACGACGAACTTACGCAGTTTGTAGATAGGCTTAAAGAAGGATGGCAGTAG
- a CDS encoding bactofilin family protein, with amino-acid sequence MAVAFPPSLQEDHLSGHVTAILDQGTHFEGKLSFEGTVQIGGDFKGEIFTKDTIVINEGATVLAQIEADTIVISGRVEGNLFARRRVIMHPPAIFKGTVTSPSLRIDEGVVFEGASYMPKS; translated from the coding sequence ATGGCAGTAGCATTTCCTCCCTCACTTCAAGAAGATCATCTTTCTGGTCATGTGACTGCAATCCTTGACCAGGGGACTCATTTCGAAGGAAAGCTCAGTTTTGAAGGCACCGTGCAAATCGGCGGGGACTTTAAAGGGGAAATCTTCACCAAAGACACTATCGTAATTAATGAGGGCGCCACCGTGTTAGCCCAAATTGAAGCCGATACTATTGTTATTAGCGGCCGGGTTGAAGGAAATCTTTTTGCCCGTCGCCGAGTTATTATGCACCCTCCCGCAATTTTTAAAGGTACTGTTACATCCCCAAGTTTACGCATAGATGAAGGCGTCGTATTTGAGGGTGCGTCCTATATGCCTAAGTCCTAG
- a CDS encoding ATP synthase F0 subunit B, producing the protein MDIFGQLGINTTAAFQFVLFAIALIFLSKVVFAPYAHALEERQNRTKGGEDLALEYQNKSIELTSKYEAGARQLNAEIKTIVDGAKSAANKDYELLVSKARAEAEKLVHDNRTQITTSVQAATAELKTQVPNVAMSITKKLLT; encoded by the coding sequence ATGGACATTTTTGGACAACTAGGTATCAATACCACAGCAGCCTTCCAGTTCGTTCTTTTCGCTATTGCATTGATCTTTCTTAGCAAAGTTGTGTTCGCACCATATGCGCACGCTTTAGAAGAAAGACAAAACAGAACCAAAGGGGGCGAAGACCTTGCTTTGGAATATCAAAACAAATCTATCGAATTAACTAGTAAGTACGAAGCGGGTGCACGCCAGCTTAATGCTGAAATCAAAACGATCGTTGATGGCGCAAAATCTGCGGCTAACAAAGACTATGAATTACTGGTAAGCAAAGCTCGCGCTGAAGCTGAAAAGTTAGTTCATGACAACCGCACGCAAATCACTACATCGGTTCAAGCGGCAACTGCAGAGTTAAAAACTCAAGTTCCAAATGTGGCGATGTCTATCACTAAAAAGTTATTAACATAA
- a CDS encoding ATP synthase F0 subunit B: MKLLLNLFIILAPAAVFAAGGAHGEGVPKVVIYQLINVTILVAGLIYFTKDSVVSFFSGRKAAYLEAAQKSAFAREQAEKEFVEIKHKLETLENTRAESLKKAETHSAELKAQIMAEAAEVSKRIRQDAELTVKLEVQRAQTELREQLLKDSLEAARTVMTKDLGSNDQQKLQKEFINHLGV; encoded by the coding sequence ATGAAATTGCTTTTAAACCTTTTCATCATCCTAGCTCCTGCGGCAGTTTTCGCAGCTGGCGGCGCACACGGCGAAGGTGTACCTAAAGTAGTTATCTATCAATTGATCAACGTAACTATTTTGGTTGCTGGTCTTATTTATTTCACAAAAGATTCTGTGGTTTCTTTCTTCTCTGGAAGAAAAGCAGCTTACTTAGAAGCAGCTCAAAAATCTGCATTCGCTCGTGAGCAAGCTGAAAAAGAATTCGTAGAAATCAAACACAAGCTTGAGACTCTTGAAAACACTCGTGCCGAGTCTTTGAAAAAAGCTGAAACTCATTCTGCAGAACTAAAAGCGCAAATCATGGCTGAAGCTGCAGAAGTTAGTAAACGCATCCGCCAAGATGCAGAGCTAACAGTGAAGCTTGAGGTGCAACGCGCACAAACTGAGCTTCGCGAACAATTATTAAAAGATTCATTAGAAGCAGCTCGCACCGTTATGACTAAAGATCTTGGTTCTAACGACCAACAAAAGTTGCAAAAAGAATTCATCAATCACCTCGGAGTATAG
- the atpH gene encoding ATP synthase F1 subunit delta — translation MRASEVSKRYAKAFLAVVKQKGTHSKAFAELQAVAQAFASDASVKSYFENPMISSDQKVTAVKAALTGKSVSEEVMNTIVLLAEKGRLEALEQVVLAVQELLDIEEGVTRGVVQSAQPLSAEAQKDIEGKISKVLNKKIVLTYTQDPKLLGGVVAHVGGWTFDDSIDTHLKKLNEELNRRAN, via the coding sequence ATGAGAGCCAGCGAAGTTTCTAAAAGATACGCCAAAGCATTTTTGGCAGTCGTAAAACAAAAGGGCACGCACTCTAAAGCATTTGCAGAGCTGCAAGCCGTAGCTCAAGCATTCGCTAGCGATGCTTCAGTGAAAAGTTATTTTGAAAATCCAATGATCAGCTCTGACCAAAAAGTGACTGCGGTAAAAGCGGCTCTTACTGGTAAAAGCGTGTCTGAAGAAGTGATGAACACCATCGTTCTTTTGGCTGAAAAAGGTCGTTTGGAAGCTCTTGAGCAAGTTGTTCTTGCTGTCCAAGAATTATTGGACATCGAAGAAGGCGTGACTCGTGGGGTAGTTCAATCTGCTCAGCCTCTGTCAGCTGAAGCACAAAAAGATATCGAAGGTAAAATCAGTAAGGTTCTTAATAAGAAGATCGTATTGACTTACACACAAGACCCTAAGCTTTTGGGCGGCGTAGTTGCCCATGTTGGCGGATGGACTTTCGATGACAGCATCGACACACACTTAAAAAAATTGAATGAAGAATTAAACAGGAGAGCCAACTAA
- the atpA gene encoding F0F1 ATP synthase subunit alpha: METQIRADEISRVLKEQINQYNKKIEVSETGSVLSVGDGVARIYGLENAMAGELVEFPGEVFGMVLNLEEGHVGVVIFGEDRHIKEGDTVKRTKKIVQVPVGEALLGRVVDALGNPIDGRGAINTPHSRVVELKAPGIVYRHPVEEPLQTGIKAIDALVPIGRGQRELIIGDRQTGKTAIAVDTIINQKGQNVQCFYVAIGQKQSTVALVVEKLRAAGALEYTTIIAANASDPAPLQFLAAYSGTAMAEYFRDTGRHALIVYDDLTKQAQAYRQVSLLLRRPPGREAYPGDVFYLHSRLLERASKLSADKGGGSLTALPIIETQAGDISAYIPTNVISITDGQIFLESDLFYKGIRPAISVGKSVSRVGGAAQIKAMKQVAGSMKLELAQFRAMEAFAAFASDLDKATQQQLARGRRLVEVLKQGQYSPVKVEEQIAMIFAANNGFVDAYPETDVKKYEKELMDFLRSKHPEILKTISEKKAIADDTKKTLLNALGEFKAIFQPSVKK, translated from the coding sequence ATGGAAACACAAATTCGTGCTGACGAAATCAGTCGTGTTCTCAAAGAACAAATCAATCAATACAACAAAAAGATTGAAGTAAGCGAAACAGGTAGCGTTCTTTCCGTAGGGGACGGTGTTGCCCGTATTTACGGTCTTGAAAATGCAATGGCCGGTGAACTAGTAGAGTTCCCAGGTGAAGTATTCGGGATGGTATTGAACCTTGAAGAAGGTCACGTGGGCGTGGTTATCTTCGGTGAAGACCGTCACATTAAAGAAGGCGACACTGTTAAGAGAACAAAGAAAATCGTTCAAGTTCCAGTTGGTGAAGCTCTTCTTGGTCGCGTAGTTGACGCTCTTGGAAACCCAATCGACGGTCGCGGTGCTATCAACACACCTCACAGCCGCGTAGTTGAATTAAAAGCTCCTGGTATCGTTTACCGTCATCCAGTTGAAGAACCTCTTCAAACTGGTATCAAGGCGATCGATGCTCTTGTACCAATCGGCCGTGGCCAACGTGAGTTGATCATCGGTGACCGTCAAACTGGTAAAACAGCAATCGCGGTTGACACTATCATCAATCAAAAAGGTCAAAACGTTCAGTGCTTCTACGTAGCTATCGGTCAAAAACAATCGACTGTTGCTCTAGTGGTTGAAAAATTGCGTGCAGCGGGTGCTCTTGAGTACACGACTATCATCGCAGCGAATGCATCTGATCCAGCTCCACTTCAATTCTTGGCTGCATACTCTGGTACTGCAATGGCTGAGTACTTCCGTGATACTGGCAGACATGCTCTTATCGTATACGATGATTTGACGAAACAAGCTCAAGCTTACCGTCAAGTTTCCTTGCTACTTCGCCGTCCTCCAGGACGTGAAGCGTACCCAGGGGACGTATTCTATCTTCACAGCCGTTTGTTAGAGCGTGCTTCTAAATTGTCTGCTGATAAAGGTGGCGGTTCATTGACTGCTCTTCCAATCATCGAGACACAAGCGGGCGATATCTCTGCTTACATTCCTACAAACGTTATCTCTATCACTGACGGTCAGATCTTCCTTGAATCAGACTTGTTCTATAAAGGTATCCGTCCAGCGATCTCTGTAGGTAAATCAGTATCGCGCGTAGGTGGTGCGGCTCAAATCAAAGCGATGAAACAAGTTGCGGGTTCTATGAAACTTGAACTTGCTCAGTTCCGCGCGATGGAAGCTTTCGCAGCGTTTGCTTCTGACTTGGATAAAGCAACTCAACAACAATTGGCGCGTGGTCGTCGTCTTGTTGAAGTTCTTAAACAAGGTCAATACTCTCCAGTAAAAGTGGAAGAGCAAATCGCTATGATCTTCGCAGCGAACAACGGTTTCGTGGACGCTTATCCAGAGACTGACGTTAAAAAATACGAAAAAGAACTTATGGACTTCTTGCGCAGCAAGCACCCAGAAATTCTTAAAACTATTAGCGAGAAAAAAGCTATTGCTGACGACACTAAGAAAACTCTTCTTAATGCTCTTGGCGAGTTTAAAGCAATCTTCCAACCTTCTGTTAAGAAGTAA
- the atpG gene encoding ATP synthase F1 subunit gamma, with translation MASLKDIRARIESTKNTQQITKAMKLVSAAKLRKAQNNIVNMRPYALTLRKVIADIAVTNKVTHPLMETKAQVKNVLLVVISSDRGLCGAFNSNINKFTENYINENKSKLEKIDFLFVGRKAHDYFAKRGIKAVDYITKLDKDISYELASKVANRVMNDYLEGSYDEVRIIHNEFKSAISQSVVCETLLPINMELSAFNTEAEQTAAFSVDMIFEPAPEKIVAQLLEKHFDLQVYRTMSESVAGEHGARMSAMENATNNARDMINKLTLTYNKLRQEKITTELTEIVSGAEALK, from the coding sequence ATGGCAAGTTTGAAGGATATCCGGGCTCGAATTGAGTCCACTAAAAACACCCAGCAGATCACGAAAGCTATGAAGCTCGTGTCTGCTGCGAAGTTGAGAAAGGCGCAGAATAACATCGTTAATATGCGTCCTTATGCTCTAACTTTGCGTAAGGTGATTGCGGATATCGCTGTGACTAACAAGGTGACGCATCCTTTGATGGAGACTAAGGCTCAGGTAAAAAATGTTTTACTTGTGGTTATTAGTTCTGACAGAGGTCTTTGCGGAGCCTTCAACAGCAATATCAACAAATTCACTGAGAACTACATTAACGAGAACAAAAGCAAGCTAGAGAAAATCGATTTCTTGTTCGTAGGTCGTAAGGCCCACGACTATTTCGCTAAGAGAGGCATCAAGGCAGTTGATTACATCACCAAGCTTGATAAAGACATCTCTTACGAACTGGCTTCTAAAGTCGCAAATCGCGTGATGAATGATTACCTTGAAGGTTCATACGACGAAGTTCGTATCATTCATAACGAATTTAAATCTGCTATTTCTCAGTCTGTTGTTTGTGAAACTCTTCTTCCAATCAATATGGAATTAAGCGCTTTCAACACAGAAGCTGAACAAACTGCAGCGTTCTCAGTAGATATGATTTTCGAACCAGCTCCAGAGAAGATTGTTGCACAACTTCTTGAAAAGCATTTCGACCTTCAAGTTTACAGAACTATGTCTGAGTCTGTTGCCGGTGAACATGGTGCTCGTATGAGCGCGATGGAAAACGCGACAAACAATGCGCGTGATATGATCAACAAACTCACGCTGACATACAATAAATTGAGACAAGAAAAAATCACTACAGAATTGACTGAAATCGTATCGGGCGCGGAAGCGCTTAAATAG
- the atpD gene encoding F0F1 ATP synthase subunit beta: MAFGKVKQVMGPVVDVEFEGGELPAINSALRVTNKFISDSEFNLVLEVAQHLGDSVVRTISMDQTEGLVRGEKVKPTGNMITAPVGREALGRIINVIGEPIDEAGPVNAKEHWGIHRSAPKFEDQATSAAMLMTGIKVVDLLAPYAKGGKIGLFGGAGVGKTVLIQELIRNIATEHGGFSVFAGVGERTREGNDLWREMKESGVIAKTALVFGQMNEPPGARARVALTGLTVAEYFRDVENQDVLFFVDNIFRFTQAGAEVSALLGRIPSAVGYQPNLATEMGALQERITSTKKGSITSVQAVYVPADDYTDPAPATTFTHLDATTNLDRDIAAMAIFPAVHPLTSTSRLLDPNVIGEEHYKCARDVQALLQRYRELQDIIAILGMDELSEDDKLVVSRSRKIQRFLSQPFFVAEQFTGLTGKYVDIKDTVKGFREILDGKHDALPEQAFYLVGTIEDVVEKAKKLQG, encoded by the coding sequence ATGGCATTCGGTAAAGTAAAACAAGTAATGGGTCCCGTAGTGGACGTAGAGTTTGAAGGCGGAGAACTTCCGGCGATCAACTCTGCTCTTCGCGTAACTAACAAATTTATCTCTGACTCTGAATTCAACCTAGTTCTAGAAGTTGCTCAGCACTTGGGTGACTCTGTTGTAAGAACTATCTCTATGGACCAAACTGAAGGTTTAGTTCGTGGCGAAAAAGTAAAACCAACTGGCAACATGATCACTGCACCAGTAGGCCGCGAGGCTTTGGGTCGTATCATCAACGTTATCGGTGAACCAATCGATGAAGCGGGTCCAGTAAACGCAAAAGAACACTGGGGCATCCACAGATCTGCTCCTAAATTCGAAGACCAAGCTACTTCTGCAGCGATGCTTATGACTGGTATTAAGGTCGTTGACCTTCTTGCTCCATACGCAAAAGGTGGAAAGATCGGCTTGTTCGGTGGTGCGGGCGTAGGTAAAACAGTACTTATCCAAGAACTTATTCGTAACATCGCGACTGAGCACGGTGGTTTCTCTGTATTCGCCGGTGTAGGTGAGCGTACTCGTGAAGGTAACGATCTTTGGAGAGAGATGAAAGAATCAGGCGTTATCGCTAAGACAGCGCTAGTATTCGGTCAAATGAATGAACCTCCTGGAGCACGTGCGCGTGTTGCATTGACTGGTTTGACTGTTGCGGAATACTTCCGTGACGTTGAAAACCAAGACGTTCTTTTCTTCGTAGATAACATCTTCCGCTTTACTCAAGCGGGTGCCGAAGTGTCTGCACTTCTTGGCCGTATCCCATCTGCGGTAGGTTACCAACCAAACTTGGCGACTGAAATGGGTGCTTTGCAAGAGCGTATTACATCTACTAAAAAAGGTTCGATCACTTCAGTTCAAGCGGTATACGTACCTGCCGATGACTACACGGATCCAGCTCCTGCAACTACATTTACTCACTTGGATGCAACGACAAACCTTGACCGTGATATCGCTGCTATGGCGATCTTCCCTGCGGTTCATCCGTTGACTTCAACTTCACGTTTGCTTGATCCAAACGTAATCGGCGAAGAGCACTATAAGTGCGCTCGTGACGTTCAAGCATTGTTGCAACGTTACCGCGAACTTCAAGACATCATCGCGATCCTTGGTATGGACGAGTTGTCTGAAGACGATAAACTTGTTGTATCTCGTTCTCGTAAAATCCAACGTTTCTTGTCTCAGCCGTTCTTCGTTGCTGAGCAGTTTACTGGTCTTACTGGTAAATACGTTGATATCAAGGACACTGTTAAAGGTTTCCGCGAAATCCTTGACGGTAAACACGATGCTCTTCCAGAGCAAGCGTTCTACCTTGTTGGAACAATCGAAGACGTTGTCGAGAAAGCGAAGAAGTTGCAGGGTTAA
- the atpC gene encoding ATP synthase F1 subunit epsilon: MFKLTIVTPEKRILVGQEVEEVTVPAFKGELNILPGHAPLITTLETGVMKWKLKGKEKQEIAVISWGYCQVSPEGVNILANIAELPEEIDVEAAKAYLADSEKKVMNESITDEEWTEYQREWARARAKIDVGSSLKK, translated from the coding sequence ATGTTTAAATTAACTATCGTGACTCCGGAAAAGCGCATCCTAGTAGGCCAAGAGGTTGAAGAGGTGACTGTTCCTGCATTCAAGGGAGAGCTTAACATTCTTCCTGGTCACGCGCCTTTGATCACGACACTTGAAACTGGCGTGATGAAATGGAAACTTAAAGGAAAAGAAAAGCAAGAAATCGCAGTTATCAGCTGGGGTTATTGCCAAGTAAGTCCTGAAGGCGTGAACATTCTAGCGAACATCGCTGAATTGCCAGAAGAGATTGACGTTGAAGCAGCGAAAGCTTACTTAGCTGACTCTGAGAAAAAAGTGATGAATGAATCCATCACTGACGAAGAGTGGACTGAGTATCAACGTGAATGGGCAAGAGCACGCGCGAAAATCGACGTGGGTTCTAGCTTAAAGAAGTAA
- a CDS encoding glycoside hydrolase family 3 protein has translation MGKYIREIIQNFSLSLLIFLFPHLVLASESKTAPNLQKIITEKIAQMSLEEKVGQLFIIGFPQKEIGPDLEKFLSEYKPGSFLLFKRNITSGEQIRDLNNQLYRKSYLYTKLPPLIAIDQEGGTVSRLPIKPAPPNALAIGQTQSPLLAEEMGYQTGLFLREVGFNMNLAPVLDVSDPLTGSFIGVRSFGANPKIVGEIGVAYSKGLLKARVIPTAKHFPGTGNLKADPHHSVVMNKSSLETLQSRDLKPFEAYNSLGENIAVMLSHLIYPALDKSNEPASFSKEISTVLLREKMKFAGLVVTDDLQMQGSKQLLRPEAAALKALQAGADVVMLTWSFEDQAKAFDFVKAAVKNNELPETDLNKKLSRILTVKAFANLYRRNPHQPSLLAGPVMTSKSYAKVEENILDQNLKTNLIAREQQTKERTPSSISKVCVLSPSSTFNSSFKKTAKKETKVLLLSAKSTSEEITAWINKENCPASVIAVTGPKTATTVKALSEDLRGTLIVVNLGSPRLFNEGKGYRKVLQLYFNHKDSGKKVAQHLDEILNANTSHYVLR, from the coding sequence ATGGGTAAGTATATCAGGGAAATCATTCAGAATTTTAGTCTTAGTCTGCTGATATTTTTATTTCCCCACCTTGTTCTAGCTTCTGAGTCCAAGACTGCACCAAATCTTCAAAAAATTATCACCGAAAAAATCGCGCAGATGAGCCTTGAAGAAAAAGTAGGACAACTTTTTATCATCGGCTTTCCGCAAAAAGAAATCGGACCGGATCTTGAAAAGTTCTTATCTGAGTATAAACCGGGTTCCTTTCTTTTATTTAAACGCAATATCACTTCTGGTGAACAGATTCGCGATCTGAATAACCAGCTTTACCGCAAAAGTTATCTTTATACGAAGCTGCCACCGTTAATTGCCATTGACCAAGAAGGTGGCACAGTGTCGCGTCTGCCAATTAAGCCTGCCCCACCGAATGCCCTTGCGATTGGACAAACGCAGTCGCCACTCTTAGCCGAAGAGATGGGTTATCAAACCGGTCTTTTCCTGCGCGAAGTGGGTTTTAATATGAACCTTGCACCTGTGCTTGATGTTTCTGATCCGCTGACGGGAAGTTTTATTGGAGTTCGATCTTTTGGCGCGAATCCAAAAATAGTTGGTGAGATTGGTGTGGCTTATTCTAAAGGTCTTTTAAAAGCGCGCGTGATTCCTACAGCAAAACATTTTCCGGGAACTGGAAACCTGAAGGCGGATCCTCATCATAGTGTGGTGATGAATAAATCTTCGCTTGAAACTCTGCAATCGCGAGATCTAAAACCTTTTGAAGCTTACAATTCGTTAGGTGAAAACATCGCAGTGATGCTGTCGCATTTAATTTATCCCGCTCTTGATAAAAGCAATGAGCCCGCGAGTTTTTCCAAAGAGATATCTACAGTCTTACTTCGTGAGAAAATGAAATTCGCAGGCCTTGTAGTGACTGATGACTTACAGATGCAAGGTTCAAAACAGCTATTGCGACCAGAAGCTGCGGCTTTGAAGGCTTTGCAGGCTGGCGCTGATGTCGTGATGTTAACTTGGTCGTTTGAAGATCAAGCAAAGGCTTTTGATTTTGTGAAAGCTGCGGTTAAAAATAACGAACTTCCAGAAACGGATCTTAATAAAAAACTAAGCCGTATTCTTACGGTAAAAGCCTTCGCAAATCTGTATCGCAGAAATCCGCATCAACCTTCCCTGCTTGCTGGTCCCGTCATGACTTCGAAAAGTTATGCAAAAGTGGAAGAAAATATCTTAGATCAAAACTTAAAAACAAATTTGATAGCTCGGGAACAGCAAACCAAAGAGCGCACACCCTCTTCGATTTCAAAAGTCTGCGTGCTGTCGCCGTCTTCCACTTTTAATAGTTCATTTAAAAAGACCGCTAAGAAAGAAACCAAGGTTCTACTATTAAGCGCTAAAAGTACTTCTGAAGAAATCACGGCTTGGATCAATAAAGAAAATTGTCCTGCCTCTGTAATCGCCGTCACTGGCCCTAAAACAGCAACAACCGTAAAAGCCTTGTCCGAAGACCTAAGAGGCACTTTGATCGTCGTAAACCTAGGTTCCCCGCGTTTATTCAACGAAGGGAAGGGTTACCGCAAAGTTCTGCAGCTCTATTTTAACCACAAGGATTCTGGCAAAAAGGTCGCTCAGCATTTAGATGAAATATTAAACGCCAATACGTCCCACTATGTCCTTCGATAG